The following proteins are encoded in a genomic region of Cellulomonas sp. ES6:
- a CDS encoding NUDIX hydrolase — protein sequence MAPWHTRASTTVYENAWIRVREDAVTRPDGRPGVYGVVEVRQPAVFVVPVTPEGEVVLVEVERYTTGLRSLEVPAGGSDGQDALTAARRELLEETGLVSDDWQELGAVYSLNGVSDAPGHVLLARDVRPAPDAGTVAADGQAEEGIVQVQRRTWPEVVELLRTGALTDGESVAALMHAAVALGRLT from the coding sequence GTGGCCCCCTGGCACACCCGCGCGTCGACGACCGTGTACGAGAACGCCTGGATCCGCGTCCGCGAGGACGCCGTCACCCGCCCGGACGGCCGGCCCGGCGTCTACGGCGTGGTCGAGGTCCGTCAGCCGGCGGTGTTCGTCGTGCCCGTCACGCCCGAGGGCGAGGTCGTGCTGGTCGAGGTCGAGCGCTACACCACCGGGCTCCGCTCGCTCGAGGTGCCCGCGGGCGGCTCCGACGGCCAGGACGCGCTGACGGCGGCACGCCGCGAGCTGCTGGAGGAGACCGGCCTGGTCTCGGACGACTGGCAGGAGCTCGGTGCCGTCTACTCGCTCAACGGCGTCAGCGACGCGCCCGGGCACGTGCTGCTCGCGCGCGACGTGCGGCCCGCACCCGACGCCGGCACGGTCGCGGCGGACGGGCAGGCGGAGGAGGGCATCGTGCAGGTGCAGCGCCGGACGTGGCCGGAGGTCGTGGAGCTGCTGCGCACCGGCGCGCTGACCGACGGGGAGTCCGTCGCCGCCCTCATGCACGCCGCCGTGGCCCTGGGCCGCCTCACCTGA